Proteins encoded together in one Telopea speciosissima isolate NSW1024214 ecotype Mountain lineage chromosome 4, Tspe_v1, whole genome shotgun sequence window:
- the LOC122659546 gene encoding WD repeat-containing protein 6-like produces MALEVRCPERCLLYSMRLWGNNLRTLHVASGTIYNEIIVWKLVPQGHCPSSGSAVQDYNDHSGPLSDNIQFNDQQYEAICLSRLIGHEGSIFRIAWSSDGSKLMSVSDDRSARFWTVNASGKNSDDLREVVHPGSIDLGERKDSFDKKRGAAVPGSVGLVLFGHNARIWDCCISDSLIVTASEDCTCRVWGMDGNQIKMIKEHTGRGIWRCLYDPNSSLLVTAGFDSSIKVHQLHPSFCGGSIKQNGELERFKDMTEVFTIFIPNLSEQLELMDSKSEYVRCLNFTREDTLYVATNHGYLHHVKLSDSGDVKWTELARVGEVPIVCMDILSMNPPNLLMGIEDWIAVGDGKGNVTVVRVSDDDCAFNVSPAFTWSAGIERQLLGTYWCKSLKHRHIFTADPRGMLKLWRITDPSEYGSDMSVRKHMVSLIAEFSSCFGTRIMCLNALLDKKVLVCGDQRGNLVVFPLLKDLLLAKSIISEVKIPPLNYFKGAHGISSVASITLATLNINQVEIRSEEWSLVAEMEAVPEKLKIQILQTGSGVPIEQKIAPWKEYNIDEQNHQYPGVTLKPQ; encoded by the exons ATGGCCCTTGAAGTAAGATGCCCAG aAAGGTGCCTTCTGTATTCAATGCGGTTATGGGGCAACAACCTAAGAACTCTCCATGTGGCATCTGGTACTATCTATAATGAG ATTATTGTTTGGAAGCTGGTTCCTCAGGGCCATTGTCCCTCTTCAGGAAGTGCAGTGCAGGACTACAATGATCATAGTGGTCCATTATCCGACAATATCCAGTTTAACGATCAACAGTATGAAGCTATTTGTCTGAGTAGACTTATTGGGCATGAAGGTTCAATCTTCCGCATAGCATGGTCATCAGATGGATCAAAGCTGATGTCAGTTTCTGACGATCGTAG TGCTCGTTTCTGGACTGTTAATGCTTCAGGGAAAAATTCTGATGATTTGAGGGAGGTTGTTCACCCTGGTTCAATTGATCTTGGTGAAAGGAAAGATTCTTTTGATAAAAAACGAGGGGCTGCTGTGCCTGGCTCAGTTGGCCTTGTCCTATTTGGCCACAATGCTAGGATTTGGGACTGCTGTATCTCTGATTCT TTAATTGTCACTGCTAGTGAGGATTGTACTTGTCGTGTGTGGGGAATGGATGGAAACCAGATCAAGATGATAAAAGAACACAC AGGTAGAGGCATATGGAGATGTTTATACGATCCAAACTCTTCACTTCTTGTTACTGCTGGGTTTGACTCGTCAATCAAAGTGCATCAGCTGCACCCTTCTTTTTGTGGGGGCTCAATTAAACAGAATGGGGAACTGGAACGGTTCAAGGACATGACAGAGGTCTTTACCATTTTTATCCCAAATTTGTCAGAGCAGCTTGAACTTATGGACAG CAAAAGCGAGTATGTACGTTGCCTGAATTTCACTCGGGAGGATACACTTTATGTTGCCACTAACCATGGTTATCTGCACCATGTTAAACTATCTGATTCTGGGGATGTAAAGTGGACTGAACTTGCTCGTGTGGGTGAAGTGCCAATTGTTTGTATGGACATACTATCTATGAACCCACCCAATCTTCTCATGGGTATTGAGGATTGGATTGCTGTGGGAGATGGTAAAGGAAACGTGACAGTTGTTAGAGTTTCTGATGATGATTGTGCCTTTAATGTGTCCCCTGCCTTTACTTGGTCAGCTGGAATAGAGAGGCAACTCTTAGGAACCTATTGGTGCAAGTCATTGAAACATAG gcacatcttcactgCTGATCCTAGAGGGATGTTGAAGTTATGGAGAATAACTGATCCTTCAGAATATGGCTCTGACATGTCTGTTAGGAAGCATATGGTGTCTCTAATTGCAGAGTTCTCCTCGTGTTTTGGAACACGAATTATGTGTTTGAATGCCTTGCTTGATAAAAAg GTGCTGGTATGTGGGGATCAACGTGGTAATCTAGTTGTCTTCCCTTTACTGAAGGACTTGTTACTGGCCAAATCCATTATATCAGAAGTGAAGATTCCTccattaaattattttaaaggaGCCCATGGGATATCAAGTGTTGCCAGTATTACCTTAGCTACATTAAATATTAATCAAGTTGAAATTCGCTCG GAGGAGTGGTCCCTTGTAGCAGAGATGGAAGCAGTCCCCGAAAAACTGAAGATCCAAATATTGCAGACAGGTAGTGGTGTCCCTATCGAGCAGAAAATTGCACCATGGAAAGAG TACAACATTGATGAACAGAACCACCAATATCCTGGAGtaactctgaagccacaatag